One segment of Dolichospermum sp. DET69 DNA contains the following:
- a CDS encoding DnaJ domain-containing protein encodes MKPTSQTGAAFITTGTLTGAGISSTIGGIGLAGSFGGLGIGAASVTTAGAVVGAAVYGVFKGITEVDTLAFSAIGIGAAGGIGVSGIIGNIGFVAPKIGLAFGIGTVPMAGIGAVLGLAAYGVAKLLDDSEFPETPMQLFERMEAKILEMDDYNAAVIELDLYLSGNDINQKFAALEIDHELEQLQSKVNSNSSKIETKTLSISNQLPQNWQYVKTIKGHFGNVNAIAIHPDGNTLISGSDDRQINLWNLPTGKLLYTFSGQAEAILSVAISPDGKQVISGSVDRKISSWQLATKKYNRTFSYLNSPYSHNGFVNAVVYSPNGNIIVSASTDKTIRIWGSYTGTVKRTLNGHTDAVLSIAISSDNTTLVSGSADKTIRIWNLQTGETRYIINQHLAAVNTLAIAKRDLGIAPDHQTLISGSADGIIKFWNLYTGELNYTLEAHLTAISALAIHPDGKIIASSSQDGTIKLWHIQTGELLENFSGFCPLVFSADGKLFISGGKGGTIKIWRQVHNSDDLPPLTGEWWEILDVEPKTHPKDVKLAYLRLARLYHPDINPNTSAKTAMQAVNQAYQKFQQQLNII; translated from the coding sequence ATGAAACCAACATCCCAAACAGGTGCAGCATTCATCACCACAGGAACATTAACAGGCGCGGGTATCTCCTCTACAATTGGTGGAATTGGACTAGCAGGAAGTTTCGGTGGTCTGGGAATAGGTGCTGCTTCTGTAACCACTGCGGGTGCTGTTGTTGGTGCTGCTGTTTATGGTGTTTTCAAAGGAATCACGGAAGTGGATACATTAGCTTTTAGCGCAATAGGAATAGGTGCTGCGGGTGGTATTGGGGTTTCTGGTATTATCGGTAATATTGGATTTGTCGCGCCTAAAATTGGTTTAGCTTTTGGGATTGGTACAGTACCAATGGCGGGAATTGGTGCAGTTTTAGGACTTGCTGCTTATGGTGTGGCTAAATTATTAGATGATTCAGAATTTCCAGAAACTCCCATGCAGCTTTTTGAACGCATGGAAGCAAAAATTTTAGAAATGGACGACTATAACGCCGCAGTTATTGAATTAGATTTATATTTATCTGGTAATGATATTAATCAAAAATTTGCAGCTTTAGAAATTGATCATGAATTGGAACAACTTCAGAGCAAAGTAAATAGTAACTCTTCTAAAATTGAAACAAAAACTTTATCTATTTCTAATCAATTACCCCAAAATTGGCAATATGTAAAAACGATAAAAGGACATTTTGGTAATGTCAATGCAATAGCTATTCATCCTGATGGTAATACTTTGATCAGTGGTAGTGATGATAGACAAATTAATTTATGGAATTTGCCAACTGGAAAATTGCTATATACTTTTTCTGGACAAGCTGAGGCTATTTTATCTGTCGCTATTAGTCCCGATGGAAAACAGGTAATTAGTGGTAGTGTAGATAGAAAAATCAGTAGTTGGCAATTAGCAACAAAAAAATATAATCGCACATTTTCTTATTTAAATTCTCCCTATAGTCATAATGGTTTTGTCAATGCAGTTGTTTATAGTCCTAATGGTAATATTATTGTTAGTGCTAGTACGGATAAAACTATCAGAATTTGGGGAAGCTATACCGGAACAGTTAAACGCACTTTAAATGGACATACAGACGCAGTTTTATCTATAGCTATTAGTTCTGACAATACAACTCTTGTTAGTGGTAGTGCTGATAAAACTATCAGAATTTGGAATTTACAAACTGGTGAAACTCGTTATATTATTAACCAACATTTAGCAGCAGTAAATACATTAGCGATAGCGAAGCGTGACCTAGGAATCGCTCCCGATCATCAAACTTTAATTAGTGGCAGTGCCGATGGTATAATTAAATTTTGGAATCTCTATACTGGGGAATTAAATTATACCCTTGAGGCACACTTAACAGCTATTTCTGCTCTGGCTATTCACCCAGATGGTAAAATTATTGCTAGTAGTAGTCAAGATGGCACTATCAAACTTTGGCATATTCAAACTGGGGAATTATTAGAAAATTTTTCTGGATTTTGTCCCCTAGTTTTTAGTGCAGATGGTAAACTATTTATTAGTGGTGGTAAAGGTGGAACTATCAAAATTTGGCGACAAGTTCACAACAGTGATGATTTACCACCCCTAACTGGGGAATGGTGGGAAATTTTAGATGTAGAACCCAAAACTCACCCCAAAGATGTCAAACTTGCCTATCTGAGATTAGCTAGATTGTATCACCCTGATATTAACCCTAATACTAGTGCTAAAACTGCTATGCAAGCAGTTAATCAGGCATATCAAAAGTTTCAACAGCAATTAAACATAATTTAG
- a CDS encoding GAF domain-containing protein: MERVFRPESVNSSELKSAIVRDPLIVKPETSVLNLQIILDTTVTQVRQLLGCDRVNIWQLDNNGEVIVVAESKESALSLIKQQVKDGCMRQEQIEMYRQGKIRVVPDIYTMEMSDCHRNLLIQTQTRAKILVPIVCDDQLWGFLNAIESQHPREWQESEIELLQNLSVQLAIAIHQASTHEQLQEQLIKRQQAELTLQKLIAGTAAVTGEDFFPALVHHIAEALAVRYALVTKLVGDQLHTLGFWANGALQPSISYHLAHTLCEFALRDGEFYCQSQLQELVESKAGINSSEVGFLYCVPPGHRLLF, translated from the coding sequence ATCGAGCGCGTCTTTAGACCTGAGAGTGTCAACTCATCAGAATTAAAATCTGCCATTGTCCGCGATCCCCTGATAGTTAAACCAGAGACATCAGTCTTGAATTTACAAATAATTCTCGATACAACAGTTACACAAGTGCGGCAATTGTTGGGTTGCGATCGCGTTAATATTTGGCAATTAGATAATAATGGGGAAGTCATAGTCGTAGCTGAGTCCAAAGAATCCGCCTTATCTTTGATCAAACAACAGGTTAAAGATGGTTGTATGAGACAAGAACAGATTGAGATGTATCGCCAAGGCAAGATTCGTGTTGTGCCAGATATTTACACGATGGAAATGTCCGACTGTCATCGCAATCTGTTAATTCAGACTCAGACCCGTGCCAAAATTTTAGTGCCGATTGTATGTGATGATCAACTGTGGGGTTTTCTCAATGCTATCGAAAGCCAGCATCCCCGTGAGTGGCAAGAGTCAGAAATTGAACTGCTGCAAAATTTATCTGTACAACTAGCGATCGCCATTCATCAAGCCAGTACCCACGAACAATTACAGGAACAATTGATCAAGCGCCAACAGGCTGAATTAACCCTGCAAAAGCTGATAGCAGGAACTGCCGCCGTGACTGGAGAGGATTTTTTCCCTGCCCTAGTGCATCACATTGCCGAAGCCTTGGCTGTCCGATATGCCTTAGTCACTAAATTGGTGGGTGATCAACTCCATACCCTGGGGTTTTGGGCAAATGGAGCTTTACAGCCATCAATCTCCTATCATCTGGCTCACACTCTCTGCGAATTCGCCCTCAGAGATGGGGAATTTTACTGCCAAAGCCAACTCCAAGAACTGGTAGAGTCGAAGGCGGGTATTAACTCCAGTGAGGTCGGGTTTTTGTATTGTGTCCCGCCTGGACATAGGTTGCTTTTCTAG
- a CDS encoding glycoside hydrolase 100 family protein, producing the protein MQLNKLETSNNIENEAWQALENSILYYKGQPVGTVAAYDSSVEALNYDQCFIRDFVSSALIFLIKGRTDIVKNFLEETLKLQPKEKALDAYKPGRGLIPASFKVVSINGEEHLEADFGEHAIARVTPVDSCLWWLILLRAYVVATKDPSLAYRPEFQTGIRLIMDICLANRFDMYPTLLVPDGACMIDRRMGIHGHPLEIQVLFFAALRAARELLICQGNQDIVEAIDNRLPLLCGHIRQHYWIDITRLNAIYRFKGEEYGKAAVNLFNIYADSLPYYELDKWLPKKGGYFAGNVGPSQMDTRFFTLGNLMAVISDLSTEEQSQAIMNLIEKRWEDLVGDMPMKICYPALQGEEYRVVTGCDPKNIPWSYHNAGSWPVLMWMLAAAAVKTKKPQLAEKAIEIAKTRLSEDEWPEYYDGKKGRLIGKQSRKYQTWTIAGYLLAQELIDNPDYLPLISFDKLPADVVSRACEFEVGNRDPYIHL; encoded by the coding sequence ATGCAACTAAACAAATTAGAGACAAGTAATAATATAGAAAATGAAGCGTGGCAAGCATTAGAGAATTCAATTCTCTACTACAAAGGTCAACCTGTAGGCACTGTAGCAGCTTATGATTCATCAGTAGAAGCACTAAATTATGACCAATGTTTTATCAGAGATTTTGTTTCTTCAGCTTTAATTTTTTTGATTAAAGGCAGAACAGACATTGTTAAAAATTTCCTAGAGGAAACATTAAAGTTACAGCCTAAAGAAAAGGCATTAGATGCCTATAAACCCGGTAGAGGCTTAATTCCAGCCAGTTTCAAAGTTGTATCTATCAATGGTGAAGAACATTTAGAAGCTGATTTTGGAGAACACGCAATTGCCAGAGTCACACCTGTGGATTCTTGTTTATGGTGGTTAATTTTATTACGTGCTTATGTAGTTGCCACAAAAGATCCTTCCCTTGCTTATCGACCGGAATTCCAAACAGGAATTAGGTTAATTATGGATATCTGTTTGGCTAATCGTTTTGATATGTACCCAACACTATTAGTTCCTGATGGTGCGTGTATGATAGATAGACGCATGGGTATTCATGGACATCCTTTAGAAATTCAAGTTCTATTTTTTGCAGCTTTACGTGCAGCGAGGGAACTCCTAATTTGTCAAGGTAATCAGGATATTGTGGAAGCAATTGATAACCGGTTACCTTTATTGTGTGGACATATTCGTCAACATTATTGGATAGATATTACTCGACTCAATGCAATTTATCGTTTCAAAGGAGAAGAATACGGGAAAGCTGCTGTCAATCTTTTCAATATTTACGCAGATTCTTTACCTTATTATGAATTAGATAAATGGCTCCCCAAAAAAGGTGGTTATTTTGCCGGAAATGTGGGACCATCACAAATGGATACTCGGTTCTTCACTCTGGGAAATTTGATGGCTGTGATTTCTGATCTTTCCACTGAAGAACAGTCTCAGGCAATTATGAATCTGATTGAAAAAAGATGGGAAGATTTAGTAGGCGATATGCCTATGAAAATCTGTTATCCTGCCTTACAAGGTGAAGAATATCGAGTTGTCACAGGATGTGATCCGAAAAACATTCCTTGGTCATATCATAATGCTGGAAGTTGGCCTGTTTTAATGTGGATGTTAGCAGCAGCAGCAGTGAAAACCAAGAAACCGCAGTTAGCAGAAAAAGCCATTGAAATTGCTAAAACTAGACTAAGTGAAGATGAATGGCCAGAATATTATGATGGGAAGAAAGGGAGATTAATTGGTAAACAATCTAGAAAGTATCAAACTTGGACAATTGCTGGATATTTATTAGCGCAGGAACTCATAGATAATCCTGATTATTTACCATTAATCAGTTTTGATAAATTACCAGCAGATGTGGTTTCTAGAGCTTGTGAATTTGAAGTTGGCAATAGAGATCCTTACATCCATCTTTAA
- the ribA gene encoding bifunctional 3,4-dihydroxy-2-butanone-4-phosphate synthase RibB/GTP cyclohydrolase II RibA, translating into MSQPKTTQTFKFDSIDAALSDLKAGRVIVVVDDENRENEGDLICAAQFATPDMINFMAVEARGLICLAMTGDRLDELDLPLMVSKLTDTNQTAFTVSIDAGPHLGVSTGISAEDRARTIQVTLNPATQPEELRRPGHIFPLRARAGGVLKRAGHTEAAVDLSRLAGLYPAGVICEIQNPDGSMARLHQLVEYAKNHHLKIISIADLISYRLQNDRLIYREIVTKLPSEFGQFDIYGYRHTLDNTEHVAIVKGDPANFQDDAVMVRMHSECLTGDALGSLRCDCRMQLQAALKMIENAGQGVVVYLRQEGRGIGLVNKLKAYSLQDMGLDTVEANERLGFPADLRDYGMGAQILMDLGIKKIRLITNNPRKIAGVKGYGLDVVDRVPLLIESNDFNSYYLATKAKKLGHMLLQTYLVTVAIHWQDELESVTERYERLEKLRQLSKNQHLLLQEEARPLGIALFDQPSLTVHLGFDQANIAEPNWYQQKGHPYLQAVCQILDEIATLPYIQKMEFLIATGSDPLSNLQVQLDRQTFSDSVLPSSLQDNLQTQHIYSFIK; encoded by the coding sequence GTGTCACAGCCTAAGACCACCCAAACCTTTAAATTTGACTCTATTGATGCCGCTTTGTCCGATCTCAAAGCTGGTCGTGTCATCGTCGTAGTAGATGACGAAAATCGAGAAAATGAAGGCGATTTAATTTGCGCCGCCCAATTTGCTACCCCTGATATGATTAATTTCATGGCTGTGGAAGCCAGAGGGTTAATTTGTCTGGCAATGACAGGCGATCGCTTGGATGAACTAGACTTACCATTAATGGTCAGCAAACTCACAGATACTAACCAAACCGCCTTCACTGTTAGTATTGATGCTGGTCCCCATTTAGGCGTTAGCACCGGCATTTCCGCCGAAGACCGCGCCCGCACTATCCAAGTCACCCTCAACCCAGCCACACAACCAGAAGAATTACGCCGTCCGGGTCATATTTTCCCCCTGCGGGCTAGGGCTGGAGGCGTACTCAAACGGGCAGGACATACAGAAGCCGCAGTTGACCTATCCAGACTAGCAGGACTGTATCCAGCCGGGGTAATTTGCGAAATTCAAAACCCTGATGGTTCAATGGCGCGGTTACATCAATTAGTGGAATATGCTAAAAATCATCACCTAAAAATTATTAGCATTGCCGATTTAATCAGTTATCGTCTCCAAAATGATCGCTTGATATACCGAGAAATCGTTACTAAGCTACCTAGCGAATTCGGTCAATTTGATATTTACGGCTACCGTCACACCCTAGATAATACAGAACACGTCGCCATTGTCAAGGGAGATCCGGCAAATTTCCAAGACGATGCTGTGATGGTGCGAATGCACTCGGAATGTTTAACCGGTGATGCTTTGGGTTCTTTGCGCTGTGATTGTCGGATGCAGTTACAAGCCGCATTGAAAATGATTGAGAATGCAGGTCAAGGTGTCGTTGTTTACCTGCGTCAAGAAGGACGAGGCATAGGCTTAGTTAACAAGTTGAAAGCCTACTCTTTACAAGATATGGGCTTGGATACAGTGGAAGCAAATGAGCGTTTAGGGTTTCCGGCTGATTTGCGTGATTATGGCATGGGGGCGCAAATTCTCATGGATTTGGGCATCAAAAAAATTCGTCTCATTACCAATAATCCCCGGAAAATTGCTGGTGTTAAAGGTTATGGCTTAGACGTTGTAGATCGTGTTCCCCTCTTAATTGAGTCCAATGATTTCAATTCCTATTACCTCGCTACTAAGGCCAAAAAATTGGGGCATATGCTGTTACAAACTTATCTAGTCACAGTAGCAATACATTGGCAAGATGAACTAGAATCCGTGACTGAACGCTATGAACGGTTAGAAAAATTACGGCAGTTATCGAAAAACCAGCATTTATTGTTACAGGAAGAAGCCCGTCCCTTGGGCATCGCTTTATTTGATCAACCCTCTTTAACTGTGCATCTAGGTTTTGACCAAGCTAATATTGCTGAACCCAATTGGTATCAACAGAAGGGTCATCCTTACCTACAAGCAGTCTGCCAGATTTTAGATGAAATAGCAACTTTACCATATATTCAGAAAATGGAATTTCTGATTGCAACAGGTAGTGATCCGCTGAGTAATTTGCAGGTACAGTTAGACAGGCAAACTTTTTCTGATAGTGTCTTACCTTCTTCTTTACAAGATAATTTACAGACACAGCACATTTACAGTTTTATTAAGTAG
- a CDS encoding DUF1257 domain-containing protein, whose translation MSHFSQIKTQIRNLESLKDALSDLGIDWKPGPREVRGYRGQTHAAEVTIEQQNGYDIGFRWNGQEYELVTDLQYWQQNLSVDGFVRQVTQRYAYQTVVKETTKVGFQVAEQQQNQDGSIRLVVQRWSA comes from the coding sequence ATGTCACACTTTAGCCAAATTAAGACACAAATCCGTAATCTGGAATCCTTGAAAGATGCCCTTTCCGACTTGGGAATAGACTGGAAACCTGGACCTCGTGAGGTGCGCGGTTATCGTGGTCAAACTCATGCTGCTGAAGTCACAATTGAGCAGCAAAATGGGTATGATATCGGGTTTAGATGGAATGGTCAAGAATATGAATTAGTTACAGATTTACAATATTGGCAACAAAATCTATCTGTAGATGGATTTGTCCGTCAAGTAACTCAACGTTATGCTTATCAAACAGTAGTCAAAGAAACTACTAAAGTTGGCTTCCAAGTAGCCGAACAACAACAAAATCAAGATGGTTCTATTCGTCTAGTAGTACAACGCTGGAGTGCATAA
- a CDS encoding N-acetylmuramoyl-L-alanine amidase yields the protein MRFREWATRVILIFLMLATLILAIFMGGARKLHNQTIASTSAAKTWNQYLPTQLKSSVTTQQKKRNLVPSPVKIHKINPIYTTTIAFAKYRPNFAQAKVDPSNYGDRYTADINGVPFNNQPIIVLHETTDSTSSAINFFQTPHDDESVQASYHAIISLEGQVIYLVPPEKRAFGAGNSVFKGANGVETVQTNPNLPPSVNNFAYHVSLETPPDAWGKNNIEAHSGYTEAQYNSLAWLIAQSQVSDDRITTHRAVDVGNGKVDPLSFDFDKFFHKLHSFRQLETINNAKM from the coding sequence ATGAGATTTAGAGAGTGGGCGACTAGAGTAATACTGATATTTCTGATGTTAGCTACCCTAATTTTGGCTATATTTATGGGGGGTGCGAGAAAACTACACAATCAAACAATTGCATCAACTTCAGCAGCTAAAACTTGGAATCAATATCTACCAACGCAATTAAAATCATCAGTAACTACACAGCAAAAGAAGCGGAATTTAGTACCATCTCCAGTCAAGATTCATAAAATCAATCCTATCTATACAACTACTATTGCTTTTGCTAAGTATAGACCTAATTTTGCACAGGCTAAAGTTGATCCTAGCAATTATGGCGATCGCTATACCGCAGATATTAATGGTGTCCCCTTTAATAATCAGCCTATTATTGTCCTTCATGAAACCACCGATTCCACCTCCAGTGCCATTAATTTTTTTCAAACACCTCATGATGATGAAAGTGTCCAAGCTAGTTATCACGCCATAATTAGCTTAGAGGGACAGGTTATTTATTTAGTTCCCCCAGAAAAACGTGCTTTTGGGGCTGGTAATTCAGTGTTTAAAGGTGCTAATGGTGTGGAAACTGTGCAGACTAATCCCAATTTACCCCCATCTGTGAATAATTTTGCTTATCATGTATCTCTAGAAACGCCTCCTGATGCTTGGGGGAAAAATAATATAGAAGCACATTCAGGATATACAGAAGCTCAATATAATTCTTTAGCTTGGTTAATTGCTCAAAGTCAAGTTTCAGATGATAGAATTACAACCCATCGGGCTGTAGATGTGGGTAATGGAAAAGTTGATCCCTTGAGTTTTGATTTTGATAAGTTTTTCCATAAATTGCATTCTTTTCGCCAGTTGGAGACTATTAATAATGCAAAAATGTAA
- a CDS encoding ferredoxin produces MSNLPQSPKEEEYHRSGLEPELGSFFRDVPERSGLEPELGGLVRQKGVYVDEITCIGCKHCAHVARNTFFIEEDYGRSRVIRQDADTEEIIQEAIDTCPVNCIDWVDYTELKNLEEDRKYQVIPVVGYPVEHGVATTEKRRKKQKLKKSSS; encoded by the coding sequence ATGTCTAATTTGCCGCAGTCGCCAAAGGAAGAGGAATATCACCGTTCTGGGTTAGAACCAGAACTAGGGAGTTTTTTCCGAGATGTCCCCGAACGTTCTGGGTTAGAACCGGAATTAGGCGGACTGGTGCGGCAAAAAGGCGTTTATGTTGATGAAATTACCTGTATTGGCTGTAAACATTGCGCCCATGTAGCCCGAAATACTTTTTTTATTGAAGAAGATTATGGGCGATCGCGTGTTATTCGTCAAGATGCAGACACAGAAGAAATAATTCAAGAAGCAATAGATACCTGCCCCGTTAATTGTATTGACTGGGTTGATTACACAGAACTGAAAAATTTAGAAGAAGACAGAAAATATCAGGTAATTCCTGTAGTCGGTTATCCAGTAGAACATGGTGTAGCCACCACAGAGAAACGCCGGAAAAAACAAAAGTTAAAAAAATCCAGTTCTTAA
- a CDS encoding RloB domain-containing protein translates to MSQGKSANNLRRNFGNKKSRSSFLIVVEGEETEYNYFNSLIRELKLTAIKIKVVSASGGDPLVIVNTAYKLYQEKQRESNRGGEPKYDDVFCIFDDDNKPEKYKKALSTAKEYNFEPITSIPCFEFWFLLHYCYTTSPFTNYKELCPKLEAEMRKAGILNQGENYDKSDKLLYEKLRPDQETAINNAIKLEQKHPNIDGCQKPSTKVHILIDKLQKQKDFK, encoded by the coding sequence ATGTCACAGGGAAAATCTGCCAATAATTTAAGACGAAATTTCGGGAATAAAAAATCTAGAAGTTCCTTTTTAATTGTAGTTGAAGGTGAAGAAACAGAATATAACTATTTTAATTCTCTCATAAGAGAACTAAAACTGACCGCAATTAAAATAAAAGTTGTTTCTGCTTCTGGTGGAGATCCTTTAGTGATTGTAAATACAGCTTATAAATTATATCAAGAAAAACAACGGGAAAGTAACAGGGGAGGTGAACCAAAATATGATGACGTATTTTGTATATTTGATGATGATAATAAACCAGAGAAATATAAAAAAGCTCTCAGCACTGCAAAAGAATATAATTTTGAACCCATAACATCAATACCCTGTTTTGAATTTTGGTTTTTACTACATTATTGTTATACTACTAGTCCATTCACCAATTACAAAGAACTATGTCCAAAATTAGAAGCAGAAATGAGAAAAGCGGGTATTCTCAACCAAGGAGAAAATTATGATAAAAGCGATAAATTACTATATGAAAAACTTAGACCTGACCAGGAGACAGCAATAAATAATGCGATTAAATTAGAACAAAAGCATCCTAATATTGATGGATGTCAAAAACCATCAACAAAAGTACATATTCTAATTGATAAACTACAAAAACAAAAAGACTTTAAATGA
- a CDS encoding DUF2997 domain-containing protein has translation METLEFIIYPDGRVQEKVTGIIGASCSEVTAAIEAQLGRVLSHEPTSDFFATNPQQTNIANTQTAHSEW, from the coding sequence ATGGAAACATTAGAATTCATCATTTATCCAGATGGTCGAGTCCAAGAAAAAGTCACCGGTATTATCGGTGCATCTTGTTCTGAAGTGACAGCAGCCATAGAAGCCCAGCTAGGAAGAGTGTTGAGTCATGAACCAACCTCAGATTTTTTCGCCACTAACCCGCAACAAACGAATATAGCGAATACACAAACCGCCCACAGCGAATGGTAA
- a CDS encoding ATP-binding protein: MLVEFSVENYRSIQEKQTLSMVAAEEETMLMDSNTFPMPNSSDLRLVTSSVIYGPNASGKSNFLKAMQKLRSLVINSASRMQTGDKFGIEPFILNSETAKKPSSFEIIFIHKGIRYEYGISADKERIYEEWLIAYPNEIQQNWFSREYLPDNPEFQAHKGYKWSFGKGLKSPKKPIQKLVRYNSLFLSHAAQNTHPQLTEIFEYFRDNINMLTIDVNSKTFTFEKCNEDHTFREQVVKLLNEADIGISNIRTELINIPEEVRQLIKSLINQEIDNQAIENHIDEPKAMRIVTIHKMNDSDNEIDELTMDEESDGTQRLFDISGPWLDVLEKGEVLIVDELDRSLHPVLSKALIKMFNNPEINKNNAQLIFTTHDTTLLDGDIFRPDQVWFTEKDNSMTKLYSLLDFRPRENESLQKGYLLGRYGAIPFINGLRI, translated from the coding sequence ATGCTTGTAGAATTCAGCGTAGAAAATTATCGTTCAATCCAAGAAAAGCAAACATTAAGTATGGTAGCTGCTGAAGAGGAAACCATGCTAATGGACAGTAATACTTTTCCTATGCCCAATAGTAGCGATTTGCGCTTAGTTACAAGTAGTGTAATTTATGGACCAAATGCTTCAGGAAAAAGTAATTTCCTCAAAGCTATGCAAAAGCTTAGAAGTCTTGTTATTAACTCAGCTAGTAGAATGCAAACTGGTGATAAATTTGGTATTGAGCCATTTATACTAAATAGTGAAACAGCAAAAAAGCCTAGTAGCTTTGAGATAATTTTCATTCATAAAGGTATACGTTATGAGTATGGAATCTCCGCTGATAAAGAAAGAATATATGAAGAATGGTTAATTGCATATCCAAATGAAATTCAACAAAACTGGTTTTCTCGTGAATATCTACCAGATAATCCAGAATTTCAAGCACATAAAGGTTACAAATGGTCTTTTGGTAAAGGATTAAAAAGTCCAAAAAAGCCTATTCAAAAACTTGTTCGTTATAATTCTTTATTTCTATCTCATGCTGCACAAAATACTCATCCACAATTAACCGAAATATTTGAATATTTTCGAGATAACATAAATATGCTTACTATTGATGTAAATTCAAAGACATTTACTTTTGAAAAATGTAATGAAGATCATACTTTTCGGGAACAAGTTGTTAAATTATTAAACGAAGCTGATATTGGTATTTCAAATATAAGAACTGAATTGATTAATATCCCTGAAGAAGTTAGACAACTCATAAAGAGTTTAATAAACCAAGAAATTGACAACCAAGCTATAGAAAATCATATAGACGAACCGAAAGCAATGCGAATAGTAACTATTCACAAGATGAATGATTCGGACAATGAAATAGATGAACTGACTATGGATGAAGAATCTGATGGTACACAACGTTTGTTTGATATATCTGGACCTTGGTTAGATGTATTGGAAAAAGGAGAAGTATTAATAGTAGATGAATTAGATAGAAGTTTACACCCAGTTCTTTCTAAAGCATTAATAAAAATGTTTAATAACCCAGAAATTAATAAAAACAATGCTCAATTAATATTTACAACTCATGACACTACACTTTTAGATGGTGACATATTCAGACCTGACCAAGTATGGTTTACTGAAAAAGATAACAGCATGACCAAATTATATTCATTGCTTGATTTTCGACCTCGTGAAAATGAATCTTTACAAAAAGGTTATTTACTAGGTCGTTATGGTGCTATTCCTTTTATTAATGGGTTAAGGATCTAA